CGAGGGTGTTGCGCCCTTCGAGCGCATGCCGGGATAGAGTCGTTGACCGATGGCGAGGGCAAGTTCCTGCCATCCCTCAAAAAGAAAAGCCGCCCGAGGGCGGCTTTTTTGCTTTTGCCGAATTACTTCTTCAGCGAATCACGAATCTCGCGCAGCAGGGCAATATCTTCCGGCGTCGGCGGCGCTTCGGCCGGGGCTGCCGGCGCCTCGTTGCGCAGGCGGTTCATCTGCTTGACCATCATGAAGATGATGAAGGCAAGAATGACGAAGTTGACCAGGATGGTCAGGAAGGAGCCGTAGGCGAAGACGGCGATGCCCGCCTTCTTGAGATCGGCCAGGGTGGCCAGATTATTCGGGTTATCACCGAGGACGACGAACAGGTTGGAGAAATCGAGCTTGCCAACGATGCGGCTGACCAGTGGCATGATCAGGTCGCCGACGATGGAATCGACAATCTTGCCGAAGGCGCCACCGATGATGACACCGACAGCCAGATCCATTGCATTGCCCTTGACGGCAAACTCCTTGAATTCCTGAATCATTCCCATGTTTTTTCCTCTGTTGATGGTGATTATAAGTCGGCGATTATTTGCCCTGGCAGCAAACAGCGTCAAGTAATTTTTGTCTGGTTTTACAAGCCTTTACAAAGGCGCTCGGCAGCCGCCCGCAAGGTTGCTTCCTGTTTGGCGAAGCAGAAGCGAACCACCTTGTCATCCCGACCATCGGCATAAAACACCGAAACCGGGATGACAGCAACCCCGATTTCGCGCGTCATCCATTCGGCAAAGGCGCGGTCGGGCAGATCAGAAATCCGGTCATAGCGTGCCAGCTGGAAATAGGTGCCACGGCAGGGCAGCAATTCGAAGGGGGTTGCCACCATCAGGCTTCGAAAGAAATTGCGTTTTTCCTGATAGAAGGCAGCCAGCCTGAGATGGCGCTGGGCATCCTGCATGTACTCGGCGAGTGCCAGTTGTGACGGGGTATGCACGGTAAAGACATTGAACTGGTGCACCTTGCGGAATTCGGCCATGAGCGCAGCCGGACCGACGACATAGCCGATTTTCCAGCCTGTGATGTGATAGGTCTTGCCGAAGCTGGAGACAATGATGCTGCGCGCTGCCAGTTCGGGATGAGCGCACAGGCTGGCGTGGACTTCACCGTCGAACAGGATGTGCTCGTACACCTCGTCGGAGAGCACGACGATGTTGCTACCGGAGACCAAATTGGCCAGCTGTTCCCGGTCGTCCGCCGAGAACAGGCTACCGGTCGGGTTATGGGGCGAGTTGACGATGATCATCCGCGTCTGCGGCGTGATGAGTTTCGCCACCTGCCGCCAGTCCGGCGCGTAATCGGGGAAGGTCAATTGGGCAAAGACCGCCTTGCCGCCGACCGTTTCGATGGCCGGCACATAGGAATCATAGACCGGCTCGAAGACGATCACCTCGTCACCGGGCCGGACGAAAGCCGCGATGGCCGTAAAAATGGCCTGCGTCGCCCCGGCCGTGACGGTGACCTCGGCTTCGGCATCGAAACGCACGCCATAAAGCGCCGCCACCTTGTCGGCAATGGCCTGACGCAACTCCGGCATGCCGGCCATCGGCGCGTACTGGTTGCGCCCGGCCAGCATGTGACGATGCACCGCATCGAACAGCGCCGGCTCAGCCTGAAAATCAGGGAAGCCCTGCGACAGGTTGACCGCCCGGCACTCGGCGGCCATTTTCGACATCACTGTGAAAATCGTGGTCGTCATATGGGGAAAGCGGGAGTCGATCTGGATCGGTGTTTGCATGGCATTTCCGGTAGTTCTGGATCGCGCCACTATGCCACAATGCGACCCCATGAACATCGACGGCACCCCCACCCGCACCCTGCGCGCCCACCCCAAACAGCGCGTCATCGACATCATTGACCAGACCCGTCTGCCCCACGCCCTGCACTGGGTTCGGGTCGCAACGCTGGACGAGGCGGCCCATGCCATTCGCGCCATGCAGGTGCGCGGCGCACCGCTGATCGGCGCAACCGCCGCTTACGGGCTGGCTATCGCCCTTGGCGACGGGGCTGACGACGCCCGGCTGGCCGACGCCGCCGCGTTGCTACGATCAACCCGCCCGACCGCCGTCAACCTGCATTGGGCACTGGCCCGCATGGAAAGCGTACTCCGGCCGCTGGCCGCCGATCAGCGCGGCCGGGCAGCCTGGACCGAGGCCGCCGCCATTGCCGAGGAGGATGTCGCCCAGAACGCCGCCATCGGCCAGCACGGTCTCAAGCTGTGGAACGAGTTGATCATTGCCGATGGCAAGACCCTCAATGTGATGACCCACTGCAACGCCGGCTGGCTGGCAACGGTCGACTGGGGCACCGCCCTCTCGCCGGTCTATGCCGCGCACGACGCCGGCGTGCCGGTGCATGTCTGGGTCTCGGAGACCCGGCCGCGCAACCAGGGCCTGCTTACCGCCTGGGAACTCGAACAGCACGGCGTGCCGCACACCCTCATCGCCGACAACGCCGCCGGCCTGCTCATGCGGTCCGGCAAGGTCGATGCGGTGATCGTCGGGGCCGACCGCATTGCCGCCAATGGCGATGTAGCCAACAAGGTGGGCACCTACCTCAAGGCACTGGCCTGTGCCGACAACGGCATTCCCTTCTATGTCGCCGCGCCGCGCTCGACCCTCGATTTCGCCTGCGCCGATGGCGCCGACATTCCCATCGAGGAACGCGACGGCGATGAGTTCCGGCTCGTCCATGGCCTCGACCGCCACGGCCAGCCGTCAGCCTTGCGCCAACTGGCGGCCCGGGAAGATGTCGCCAACCCGGCCTTTGACGTGACTCCGAACTGGCTGGTCAAGGCCATCATCACCGAGCGCGGCGTCTGCCCGGCCAGCCGCGACGGCCTGCTGACGCTTTACCCGGAGGAAAACCATGGCTGATCTACGCAGCGAACTGATTGCCACGGCTCGCGCCATGCAACCGGCCGGCCTCAATCGCGGCACCTCGGGCAATGTCAGCGTGCGGCATGGCGACGGCTTTTACATCACGCCCACCGGCATGAGCTACGACCGCCTGTGTGACGACGATATCCCCTGCATGGCGCTCGATGGATCGCACATCGGTAGCCGCAAACCGTCGTCCGAATGGCGCTTCCACCGCGACCTCTATGCCAGCCGGCCGGATGTCGGCGCCGTACTTCACGCCCACTCGCCCTTCGCCGTCAGCCTGGCCTGCCTGCGTCTCGACATTCCGCCCTTTCACTACATGATTGCCCGCTTCGGTGGCGACACCATCCGTTGCGCCGAGTACGCCATTTTCGGTTCGCAAGCCCTGTCGACCAACGCCATTGATGCAATGAGCGACCGTCAGGCCTGCTTGCTGGCCAACCACGGGCTGCTCGTCGCCGGACGTGATCTAGGCGAAGCGTTTTCCCTGGCTGTCGAACTGGAAGAACTCTGCGAACAATACTGGCGCGCCTGCCAGCTTGGTCAGCCGGCCCTGCTATCGGCGGCAGAAATGGCTGCCGTACTGGAAAAATTCACAGGCTACGGCCAACAATGACTGTAACCAAGGACCATGACCTGTCGCGCTGGGCGCACGACCACCGCTATGGCGCCGGCAACGCTGCGGCCGAACGCGGTACCCGCCTCGTCACCTGGATCACCATCGCCACCATGCTGGTCGAGATCATCGCCGGCTGGTGGTACAACTCAATGGCGGTCCTGGCCGATGGCTGGCACATGAGTTCGCACGCACTGGCCATCGGCCTCTCTGCTTTCGCCTACCGCGCCGCCCGCAAATACGCCAGCGACCCGAGCTTCGCCTTTGGCACCTGGAAAATCGAGGTGCTGGCCAGCTACACCAGCGCCATCTTCCTGCTCGGCGTCGCGGCGGCGATGATTTTCGGCTCGCTTGAACGCCTCTGGGACCCGCAGGAAATCCACTACGCCGAGGCCATGGCCGTCGCCGTCTTCGGCCTGGCGATCAACCTGATTTGCGCCTTCATTCTCGGCAATGCCCATGATCACGGCCACCATCATGGTCATGATCACCCCCATGAACACGACCATCACCACGATCTCAACCTCAAGGCGGCCTACATCCACGTCATCACCGATGCCGCCACCTCGGTCCTCGCCATCGCCGCCCTGGCTGGCGGCTGGCTCTACGGGTGGGCCTGGCTCGATCCGGCCACCGGCATCGTCGGCGCCTTACTAGTCGCGCTGTGGGCGAAAAATCTGATCGTACAAAGCGGCCGCGTCCTGCTCGACCGCGAAATGGATCACCCGGTGGTCAATGAAATCCGCGAAGTCATCGACCAGCTACCCGTTACCGGCCAGACCCAGCTTACCGACCTGCACGTCTGGCGCGTCGGTACCGGCGCCTACGCCTGCGCGCTCAGCCTGCTGACGCACGACCAGACGCTGACCCCGTTACAGATCCGGCAAGCACTGGCGGTGCACGGCGAAATTGTCCATGTCACCGTGGAAATCCACCGCTGCGACGTCTGTTAGTCGCTTGCTGGTCGTCGCTGGCCTTTTAGCTAGAACTCGCGGCTAACGACTCGCCAGGAGTTCATGCCGTTCCCGCTCGATACGGGCGATATAGCGCTGAATGCGGTTTTCCTCAACCGCCGGCATGTTCTCGAAATGCAGGCCGATCCGCCATTGCTGCAGACCCGTCCGGCCAACCATGGGGGTCACGTGGCACACCGTGGCACTGAAAAAAAGCTCGTGCGCGTCGTCCGGCAGGGCAAAGTGGCAACCTTCCAGGCGCGCCCCGACAACCAGCCCTTCGGGCAAGTTCGTTGCCGTCATGCCCATGCCGGCCACCGAGATATCATGGGCCTGCAGATTGACCAGGCGACCATCAAGGAGACGGCCGAAGAACTGCAGTGGCCGCCCTATCGGCGTTTCGATGCGAAAGGCGTCGCGCCGCTGGAGGCGGACGATATGGTCCGGCAAAGCCGCCGAAAAAGCCTTGCCACCGCCAAGAATCGTTTCCGCTGCACGTCCGGTGGCGAACTGTACATGAATACCACCGGGACGCCCGGCAAACACGTGACGATTGCCCTGCTGGAAACGACGATTGATGTCATCGCTACCGCTGCAATCGAAAACAAACAGGTTTCTTTCCGGCTGAACGGCCAGCAAGGTAGTGAGCATCATTTCCTCGCCATCGCCGAACGATACCGAGAACTGATCGCTGGTCCGGACATAACCTGCCAGCAGAAAGGCGACCGGGCGCGAACCGGTGATGTGGAAGCGCTCTTCGATTTCCGCTTCGGAAAGCTGGGCCAGCTGGCTCATGCCTGCTCCAGTACGCGCAACAGTGAAGACGTGTCGTCCTGCCCCCAGCCCTGGGCCATCAGGGCGTTCAGTTGCTGAGCGATGACCGCCGCAAGCGGTAGCGGCACACCGCTTTGCCGCGCCGCCGCGAGCACCAGTCCGAAATCCTTGTGATGCAGGCGGGCTTCGATGCCCGCCGAGAAGTCGCGCCGAACCATACGCTCGCCCATGACGTCGAGCACCCGCGAGGCGGCCGAGCCACCGGCTAGCGCCTGTCTGACCTTGGCGCAATCGACACCGGCTCCGGCGGCCAGGCGCATCGCTTCGGCTGCCGCTTCAATGGCGGCGACCATGATCATCTGGTTGCAGGCCTTGGCCACCTGCCCGGCACCATTCGGGCCAATGTGGACGATGCGCTGGCCAAGACACGCAAGCAAAGGCCGGATGCGCGCCAGCACAGCGGCCTCACCCCCGGCCATGATGGCCAGCGTGGCGTCGATGGCCCCCTGCTCGCCTCCGGAGACCGGGGCGTCAATGAAGTGAATGCCTTTCTCGGCCAGTTGACCCGCAATATGGCGCGCCATATCGGGTGCGATGGTCGAACAGTCGACCAGCACCGATCCGGGAACCATGCCATCGCGAAGCCCGTGCGCACCGAGCACGACGCCTTCGACATCGGAACTGGAGGTAACCACGGTAAATACCACCTCGCAGTAACGCCCCAACTCGGCCGGCGTGGCGCAAACATGCGCCGGCAGATCGACCAGACTTTGCGGGCGACGCGCCCAGACGGCCAGTTCATGGCCGGCACGGTGCACATGGAGGGCCATTGGCCGCCCCATCGCGCCGAGGCCGATAAAACCTACTCTCATGCCTGTCCCGACAGATGTTCAAGCAACTTGAGGACGGCAATCGAGTCTTCTTCGCCCATACCCGAACCAACCATGGCATTGAACATCTGCGCCGTCGCCGCCGACCCCGGCAGGCAGAGGCCAAGTTCATGCGCCGTTTGCATGACGATATTCAGATCCTTTTCGTGCATCCAGCTCTTGAAACCCGGTTTGAAATTACGGTCGAGCATGCGCTGACCGTGATTTTCGAGAATCTTCGAATAGGCGAAGCCCCCGAGCAGCGCTTCGCGCACCTTGCTGCGATCGACCCCGTTCTTGGCGGCAAAGGCGAAGGCTTCAGCCACCGCCAGCACGCCCATGCCGGTGACGATCTGGTTGGCCGCCTTGGTGACCTGCCCGGCCCCGCTGGCACCAACGTGAACAATGTTCTTGCCCATGCACTCGAAAGCCGGCTTCGCCCTGGCAAAGGCCGCTTCGGAACCACCCGCCATGATCGACAGGGTGCCAGCGATGGCACCGACTTCGCCACCGGATACCGGAGCATCGACGAAATCGACGGCGGCTGCCGCCAGTTCCTCACCAATTTTGCGGGCCGCGGCCGGCGCGATGGTGCTCATGTCGACAGCGACCAGGCCAGCCTCGGCGGCGCTGGACACGCCGCGCATGACCTCGGCCACATCAGGCGCATCGGCGACCATTGAAATAACCAGTTGATTGCCCCGGGCCGCTTCAGCCGGGCTGGCGGCGGCCGTCGCCCCGGCATCGAGCAGCGGCAGCATGGATTCGACGCGGCGCGCCCAGACGGTAACGGCATGGCCCCCCTTGATCAGGTTGAGGGCCATCGGGCGCCCCATGATGCCAAGGCCGATAAATCCGATTTTCATACTGAGCTCCTTGCCGCAAAGCTTGGAATTCTAGCCGCCGACGCCCCAGGGTCAAGTCGTTTCAGGCAGCCAGCGGAATGCATTCTTCATATCGACCACAGGCTACCACCTCTTCAGCGGATACCGGCTGGTAAAAGTGGAAGCCCTGCACACGCTCGCATTCGAGTGTCCGCAGGAATTCAGCCTGGGCAAAGTTCTCGACGCCTTCGGCGACCAATTGCAGACCGAGCGAGCGACCAAGCATGACGATCGAGGTGACCAGTGCCGCCGCATCAACATCGGTTTCGACGTCAGCCAGGAAAGAACGGTCTATCTTCAAACGATCAAGCGGGAAGCGACGCAGGTAGGCAAGCGACGAATAGCCCGTGCCGAAATCGTCAATCGCCAGACGAACCCCCATGGACTTCAGTTCGGCCAGCGTTTCGATCGCCGCATCAACGCCCTGCATCACCGTGCTTTCGGTAATCTCGAGTTCCAGCCGCTGAGGTGGCAGACCGGTTTCGGCCAGGACGGCCTTTACCGTCGACACAAAATCCGGCTGCCTGAACTGGTGGGCCGAAATATTGACCGCCATTTCCCCCATGTCGATACCGGTATCAAGCCAGGACCGGACCTGCCGGCAGGCGGTCAGCAACACCCAGTGTCCAAGGGGAGGATCAGGCCACACTCTTCGGCCACGGGGATGAATTCGGCCGGCGCGATCATCCCGCGCAAGGGGTGGGACCAACGCACCAGCGCCTCGACACCGACAACCTCACCGCTAAGGAGATCAATTTGCGGCTGGTAGTGAAGCACCAGCTGATTTTCGGCCAGGGCTCGCCACAGCTCGCTTTCCAGGTGGAGGCGCTTGTTGGCAGCGACATTCATCGAGTCAGCGAAGAACTGGTAATTGTTGCGCCCGCCGGCCTTGGCAGCATACATCGCGGCATCGGCATTGCGGATCAGGGCCAGACCATCCCTGCCATCTTCCGGATACAGGCTGATGCCGACCGACAGGGTACTGTGCAGGAGATGGCCGTCAATGTCACAGGGCTGGCCGGTAGCCCGCACCAGCCGGTCAACCAGACAGACGACGGCAGCTTCGTTGTCGAGCTGATCAATCACCACCACGAACTCGTCGCCGCCGAGGCGAAACAGGCGCTTGGTCCTGTCCATCTCACTCCCCAAGCGGCGCGCAACCTCAGCCAGCAAGCGATCACCGGCATGGTGGCCAAGGGAATCGTTGACCGTCTTGAAGTTATCCAGATCGATGATCACCAGGGCCATGCGATTGATGCCGGGCACAGCGCTGGCAAGCAGATTATGCAGATGGCCATCGAGCGCCAGACGGTTCGGCAGATTGGTCAGCTGATCATGATTGGCCAGGTAATCAAAGCGATCTGCCTGGGCCTTGGCTTCACTGATGTTGGTGAAGCTGGCAATGAAGTGGGTGGCCAGCCCCGCGCCATCGCGGATGGTCGTAATGCGCATCTGCTTGGGATAGAGCGCACCATCCTTGCGCCGATCCCAGACCTCGCCTTCCCAGTACCCGCATTCGGCAACCTGGTCCCAGATGTTGCGGTGAAAGCTCAGGCCGGGATGCCCTGCACTAAGCATGGTGGGCGTCAAACCCACGACGTCCTTAGCCGCATAGCCGGTCGTTTGTTCGAAAGCGACATTGACTGACAGTATGCGCTGCGCACCATCGGTCAGGATGATCGCCTCGGCCGCATGGTCGATGATTTGCCGTTGCAGGACATGCTGACGGGAGGCCTGGTCGCGGATGCGGAAAAGCAGGCGACAGCCTTCAATGACCAGGACTGTCATGGAAAAACCGGTCGCCAGCAGCACCCCGCCCCAGGACGGGGAGTCCATCACCGAAGAAGAGGGCGAGTCGCCGGCGTCTGCGAGACGACTGACCGACCACCAATCGAGGCCGAGGGAGCACCAGATCAGGGCAATCGCCGCCAGGGCGAAAAAGACGAGTTTATGGCCGGCGAAAACCGGATTCTGAGTCACGGAGCTTTGCGTATTTTAAGTATGTGAAATCCAGTTTAACTCAATAAAAACAATGTTTCACGAAGTTTTTTTAAACTGGTTTCACAGCAAAACTCAATTCACATACCGGCACGCCAAATGGGTATGCCGTTTTACCTGTTGGCAGATACGGCTAATCAGCTCCCGCAGCTGCCGTTACTGCGTTTTACGCCCATCTTGGCCAGCAGAAGCTCTGGCGGGCAAAAGCCCGTGAAACCACTTTGCAGCAGGTTGAAGCCAACGAAGGCGGTAAACGCGAGAAACCATTGGGAGACGAAAATCGGACTGCCTTCGATACCCAGCACCAGGGAAAGAAGGATGAATGAACCCGCCATGATGCGGATGATGCGTTCGATGGTCATTGTTGATGCTCCTTGCGGAAAGCCGAGAAATAGAGGACAGGGATAACCACCAGCGTGAGCAGGGTGGACACCATGATGCCGAAGATCAGGCTGATGGCCAGACCATTAAAAATGGGGTCGTCGAGGATGAACA
The DNA window shown above is from Dechloromonas sp. HYN0024 and carries:
- a CDS encoding DUF2892 domain-containing protein, translating into MTIERIIRIMAGSFILLSLVLGIEGSPIFVSQWFLAFTAFVGFNLLQSGFTGFCPPELLLAKMGVKRSNGSCGS
- the mscL gene encoding large conductance mechanosensitive channel protein MscL — encoded protein: MGMIQEFKEFAVKGNAMDLAVGVIIGGAFGKIVDSIVGDLIMPLVSRIVGKLDFSNLFVVLGDNPNNLATLADLKKAGIAVFAYGSFLTILVNFVILAFIIFMMVKQMNRLRNEAPAAPAEAPPTPEDIALLREIRDSLKK
- a CDS encoding NAD(P)-dependent oxidoreductase, whose translation is MRVGFIGLGAMGRPMALHVHRAGHELAVWARRPQSLVDLPAHVCATPAELGRYCEVVFTVVTSSSDVEGVVLGAHGLRDGMVPGSVLVDCSTIAPDMARHIAGQLAEKGIHFIDAPVSGGEQGAIDATLAIMAGGEAAVLARIRPLLACLGQRIVHIGPNGAGQVAKACNQMIMVAAIEAAAEAMRLAAGAGVDCAKVRQALAGGSAASRVLDVMGERMVRRDFSAGIEARLHHKDFGLVLAAARQSGVPLPLAAVIAQQLNALMAQGWGQDDTSSLLRVLEQA
- the dmeF gene encoding CDF family Co(II)/Ni(II) efflux transporter DmeF, yielding MTVTKDHDLSRWAHDHRYGAGNAAAERGTRLVTWITIATMLVEIIAGWWYNSMAVLADGWHMSSHALAIGLSAFAYRAARKYASDPSFAFGTWKIEVLASYTSAIFLLGVAAAMIFGSLERLWDPQEIHYAEAMAVAVFGLAINLICAFILGNAHDHGHHHGHDHPHEHDHHHDLNLKAAYIHVITDAATSVLAIAALAGGWLYGWAWLDPATGIVGALLVALWAKNLIVQSGRVLLDREMDHPVVNEIREVIDQLPVTGQTQLTDLHVWRVGTGAYACALSLLTHDQTLTPLQIRQALAVHGEIVHVTVEIHRCDVC
- a CDS encoding pyridoxal phosphate-dependent aminotransferase produces the protein MQTPIQIDSRFPHMTTTIFTVMSKMAAECRAVNLSQGFPDFQAEPALFDAVHRHMLAGRNQYAPMAGMPELRQAIADKVAALYGVRFDAEAEVTVTAGATQAIFTAIAAFVRPGDEVIVFEPVYDSYVPAIETVGGKAVFAQLTFPDYAPDWRQVAKLITPQTRMIIVNSPHNPTGSLFSADDREQLANLVSGSNIVVLSDEVYEHILFDGEVHASLCAHPELAARSIIVSSFGKTYHITGWKIGYVVGPAALMAEFRKVHQFNVFTVHTPSQLALAEYMQDAQRHLRLAAFYQEKRNFFRSLMVATPFELLPCRGTYFQLARYDRISDLPDRAFAEWMTREIGVAVIPVSVFYADGRDDKVVRFCFAKQEATLRAAAERLCKGL
- a CDS encoding flagellar brake protein, which encodes MSQLAQLSEAEIEERFHITGSRPVAFLLAGYVRTSDQFSVSFGDGEEMMLTTLLAVQPERNLFVFDCSGSDDINRRFQQGNRHVFAGRPGGIHVQFATGRAAETILGGGKAFSAALPDHIVRLQRRDAFRIETPIGRPLQFFGRLLDGRLVNLQAHDISVAGMGMTATNLPEGLVVGARLEGCHFALPDDAHELFFSATVCHVTPMVGRTGLQQWRIGLHFENMPAVEENRIQRYIARIERERHELLASR
- a CDS encoding NAD(P)-dependent oxidoreductase; amino-acid sequence: MKIGFIGLGIMGRPMALNLIKGGHAVTVWARRVESMLPLLDAGATAAASPAEAARGNQLVISMVADAPDVAEVMRGVSSAAEAGLVAVDMSTIAPAAARKIGEELAAAAVDFVDAPVSGGEVGAIAGTLSIMAGGSEAAFARAKPAFECMGKNIVHVGASGAGQVTKAANQIVTGMGVLAVAEAFAFAAKNGVDRSKVREALLGGFAYSKILENHGQRMLDRNFKPGFKSWMHEKDLNIVMQTAHELGLCLPGSAATAQMFNAMVGSGMGEEDSIAVLKLLEHLSGQA
- the mtnA gene encoding S-methyl-5-thioribose-1-phosphate isomerase: MNIDGTPTRTLRAHPKQRVIDIIDQTRLPHALHWVRVATLDEAAHAIRAMQVRGAPLIGATAAYGLAIALGDGADDARLADAAALLRSTRPTAVNLHWALARMESVLRPLAADQRGRAAWTEAAAIAEEDVAQNAAIGQHGLKLWNELIIADGKTLNVMTHCNAGWLATVDWGTALSPVYAAHDAGVPVHVWVSETRPRNQGLLTAWELEQHGVPHTLIADNAAGLLMRSGKVDAVIVGADRIAANGDVANKVGTYLKALACADNGIPFYVAAPRSTLDFACADGADIPIEERDGDEFRLVHGLDRHGQPSALRQLAAREDVANPAFDVTPNWLVKAIITERGVCPASRDGLLTLYPEENHG
- a CDS encoding class II aldolase/adducin family protein codes for the protein MADLRSELIATARAMQPAGLNRGTSGNVSVRHGDGFYITPTGMSYDRLCDDDIPCMALDGSHIGSRKPSSEWRFHRDLYASRPDVGAVLHAHSPFAVSLACLRLDIPPFHYMIARFGGDTIRCAEYAIFGSQALSTNAIDAMSDRQACLLANHGLLVAGRDLGEAFSLAVELEELCEQYWRACQLGQPALLSAAEMAAVLEKFTGYGQQ